A region of the Drosophila subobscura isolate 14011-0131.10 chromosome J, UCBerk_Dsub_1.0, whole genome shotgun sequence genome:
TATTTTTGCTTATAAACTAAATAACCAAATCATCCACGGACTGATTGTGCAGCGCGCACAGCTGACACTTGAGCAGGAAGGCCATGATCCGGCGCTCGGCTCGCTGGCGCTGCggctccttcagctgctcgaGGATCTCGTCCATTTTGAGGAAATAATTTTGAGTTTCCGTGCTGCTGttctgtggctttggctcctCTACATCCTCGTAGATGATCTCCTCGTGCATGATCTCATCGCTGCCCTCCACCTCCTCAATGATTTCTTCGATGATGAACGCATTTTCCAGCTCTATGCCGCTGCCATCGTTGTACCCCTCCCACGCCACGGTGGGTGTCTCAGTCGCTTGGCCTGGCGCTGGTGTGGCCGCTGCAGCCTTGACTTTGCTCTTCGCGCCACTCGCTCGAATGTTGGCCAGAAAGCGCAGCCGTTCGAGGTACGGCCAGCTGGAGCCCGTGGTGTCCGCCCGCCGAAATTCCTTGCGAAACTGATAGTGCAGATTGTTCCAGCGCATCAGGCAAAAGTCAACTGTGTATAGGAATTGCCTTAAATGTGGTATGTCGG
Encoded here:
- the LOC117893066 gene encoding transcription factor Adf-1; amino-acid sequence: MFTMRTSYKRNRPFDFKLIDLVEPHPVLYRRTGLSTYDAMKTKTDIWTQIAKIMGCEVDFCLMRWNNLHYQFRKEFRRADTTGSSWPYLERLRFLANIRASGAKSKVKAAAATPAPGQATETPTVAWEGYNDGSGIELENAFIIEEIIEEVEGSDEIMHEEIIYEDVEEPKPQNSSTETQNYFLKMDEILEQLKEPQRQRAERRIMAFLLKCQLCALHNQSVDDLVI